Part of the Pseudarthrobacter sp. L1SW genome, CCAACGCCTTCAACTCCGGTGATGGCCTGCGCTGGCTGGACCCCGGTGAATCCTTCACCATCGAGTGGGGGATTGACTACACTCCGGGCAGAGAAGGGTAGCGGTTTCCGAATAGGCCGCGGCTGGGGAAGTATTAGGCTATGACGCCAGCAGAGGATGCCGCTACCTCCCCCAGCCCTTCGCCAGGCCGGCAACTGCCTGCCACGAACCAGCCCCTGAGGGTCCTTGCGGACCGTGAACTGGACCGGGACATACCCTACGGCGTGCGGATCGCGGCGTCCTGGGCCTGGCGAGTGGGCCTGATCCTCCTGGTGGGAGGTGCGCTGGTCTGGCTGCTGAGCAGGATCAGCTTCCTGATCATCCCGGTGATGGTGGCTGCCCTGCTGGCGGGACTCCTGAGTCCGGTGGTGGGATGGCTCAAGAAACAGCGGCTGCCGTCCGGGCTGGCTGTTGCCATCACCGTGCTGGGCTTCATCGGCCTGATCGCAGGGTCCCTGGCGTTGGTGGGCAGGCAGTTGGTCGCGGGGTTCGGCGAACTCTGGTCCGAGGCGCTCACCGGCGTCAAGCAGATCCAGGACTGGCTGGCTGACGGGCCGCTCCATGTCACGGCGGACCAGATGGACCAGTACCTGAAGGAGGCCACCGCCGCCCTGCAAAGCAACACCAGCAGCATTGTCAGCGGGGCCCTGTCCTTCGGGAGTACGGCGGGGCACTTTGCCGCCGGCCTCATCCTGGCGCTGTTCATCCTGATTTTCTTCCTGTTGGAGGGGGACCGGATCTGGGCGTTCCTGGTCCGTTTGCTCCCCAGGAAGGCCAGGGCGGCAACGTTCGGGGCCGGGCGCAAGGGCTGGGCATCAATGGTCAGCTACGCACGGATCCAGATGTTTGTTGCGTTCGTTGACGCTGTGGGCATCGGCGTGGGCGCCGCGATCATCGGCGTCCCCCTGGCGCTTCCCTTGAGCGTGCTCGTCTTCATCGGTTCCTTCATCCCGATCGTGGGCGCCCTGGTGACCGGCGCAATCGCAGTCCTCCTTGCCCTGGTGGCGAACGGCCCCATCAATGCCCTGATCATGCTCGGCATCGTGCTGCTCGTCCAGCAGCTGGAAAGCCACATCCTCCAGCCGCTCGTCATGGGCAAGGCCGTCGCCCTGCACCCGGTGGCGGTAATCCTTTCGGTGGCCGCGGGGTCCTACCTTGCCGGCATCCCGGGCGCCCTCTTCTCGGTGCCCATCCTCGCCGTCGCAAACACTGCCATTCGCTACATCGCCGCCAGAACGTGGGAACATGAACAAGTGCCGGCATTGACCGGAGAGCCTTTGACGGCGGGCGCCGGAGTGGACAACACCATCCGGGATGTCCAGCCGCCCGCAGCACTCAAACGCGGCAAGGGCGCCGCCGCCGGCACAACAGCAGAACAACCTGATGCCCCTCCCGCTGCGGATGGGGGCGCCGGGGCCGAATCCAGAGGAGAATAGTCCGTGAACATCCTTGAAACCCTTCCCGTCACGCTGGACGATGTCCTGGAGGCGCAGAAGCTGCTCGACGGGATTATTGCGCGGA contains:
- a CDS encoding AI-2E family transporter, with amino-acid sequence MTPAEDAATSPSPSPGRQLPATNQPLRVLADRELDRDIPYGVRIAASWAWRVGLILLVGGALVWLLSRISFLIIPVMVAALLAGLLSPVVGWLKKQRLPSGLAVAITVLGFIGLIAGSLALVGRQLVAGFGELWSEALTGVKQIQDWLADGPLHVTADQMDQYLKEATAALQSNTSSIVSGALSFGSTAGHFAAGLILALFILIFFLLEGDRIWAFLVRLLPRKARAATFGAGRKGWASMVSYARIQMFVAFVDAVGIGVGAAIIGVPLALPLSVLVFIGSFIPIVGALVTGAIAVLLALVANGPINALIMLGIVLLVQQLESHILQPLVMGKAVALHPVAVILSVAAGSYLAGIPGALFSVPILAVANTAIRYIAARTWEHEQVPALTGEPLTAGAGVDNTIRDVQPPAALKRGKGAAAGTTAEQPDAPPAADGGAGAESRGE